A part of Rhopalosiphum maidis isolate BTI-1 chromosome 3, ASM367621v3, whole genome shotgun sequence genomic DNA contains:
- the LOC113558522 gene encoding actin-like protein 6A, translating into MNINMLYGGDEIGAIVFDLGSQSIRIGAAQDDCPKAEIPSIVGILNDGMPDTSALEPGAKAGNRINGNTKYFTDVTSLRVPRKNKEVLNCMKDGMIEDWDLFEKIVDYSYSKCLYTESQYHPILFSESPLNTKSKREKLVEIMFEKYHVPAIYLCRNAVLAAFSCGRPTSIVVDSGAIHTSAIPVHDGYVIPSAVVKCPLGGNFISTQCKQFLGENNIEVTPHYMVAKKTPVKEKEKPIWTKKKVLPEVTDSWYNYMCQSVIQDFKHSVLQVSETPYDDKIVSTLPTSHYEFPNGYNQEFGNERFKIPEMLFDPSPSMGGSMLSMSHIVVTSVGMCDVDIRPTLYNNIVITGGNSLIQGFPERLNRDLTTRVHANMRLKMISPNGSAERRFGAWIGGSIIASTGTFQQMWFSCHEYNEGGKGQIHNKCN; encoded by the exons ATGAATATCAATATGTTGTACGGCGGCGATGAAATCGGCGCGATAGTTTTCGACTTGGGATCACAATCGATCCGCATTGGTGCCGCCCAAGATGATTGTCCAAAAGCAGAAATACCGTCCATAGTTGGTATATTGAATGACGGCATGCCAGATACGAGTGCGTTGGAACCCGGTGCAAAAGCCGGAAATCGGATCAACGGGAACaccaaatattttactgatgTTACGTCATTGCGCGTTCCtcgtaaaa ataaagaAGTATTAAACTGTATGAAAGATGGCATGATCGAAGATTGGGATCTATTCGAAAAGATTGTTGATTACTCTTACTCTAAGTGCTTGTACACAGAGTCGCAGTATcatccaatattatttagtgaatCGCCATTAAATACCAAATCCAAAAGAGAGAAACTGGTGgaaataatgtttgaaaagTACCATGTTCCGGCTATTTATCTATGTAGAAATGCTGTATTAGCTGCATTTTCTTGTGGCCGCCCTACTAGTATTGTTGTCGATAGTGGCGCAATACATACGTCTGCTATTCCCGTGCACGACGGCTATGTAATACCATCTGCCGTCGTTAAATGTCCTTTGGGTGGAAATTTCATTAGCACGCAATGCAAACAGTTCTTGGGT GAGAATAATATTGAAGTAACACCACATTACATGGTTGCAAAAAAGACACCGgtgaaagaaaaagaaaaaccaatatggacaaaaaaaaaggtactACCAGAAGTGACAGACTCttggtataattatatgtgtcaATCAGTCATTCAAGATTTTAAGCATTCTGTGTTGCAAGTCTCTGAAACTCCATATgatgataaaattgtatcaacTCTACCAACTTCTCATTACGAGTTTCCAAATGGCTACAatcaa gaaTTTGGCAATGAAAGATTCAAAATACCTGAAATGTTATTTGATCCTAGCCCTAGTATGGGTGGTTCTATGTTGAGCATGAGCCATATTGTTGTAACTAGCGTAGGGATGTGTGATGTGGACATAAGACCTACCTTATATAACAACATTGTTATCACTGGTGGAAATTCATTGatacaa GGTTTTCCAGAGAGATTAAATCGAGATCTCACAACACGTGTGCATGCCAATATGAGATTGAAAATGATTTCACCTAATGGATCTGCTGAGAGGCGATTTGGTGCCTGGATTGGTGGTTCAATAATAGCATCAACTGGTACATTTCAACAAATGTGGTTTAGCTGCCATGAATATAATGAAGGAGGTAAAGGTCAAATTCATAACAAGTGTAATTAA
- the LOC113559082 gene encoding uncharacterized protein LOC113559082: MPNVNGFTHEDDIVLVDLIREHRELYDVKHKRHKDIVFKDRIWNEISIEIGKSVYQCKRRWKNIKAFYLKNKSNMETGSSVNNNWSLSTYVSFLDENLYRQNIQNDEVQLELGEQIFDKFLNDDNLVLPSSSSAENASQSKEDKIAVILAEGLKERNEILYKSLKKQIEILDNTSFTVTIQYEQNATSNVQSEELKNEHEENIADNTVHGGEFTLPQLPDSVSCYLAEKLAQSKERNTILHNLQKQIEMLNNKSETTKSLDLFFKSVLLDVQDFCPRAIDDIKPRILKCVSEVRQMYHNSNVSPDNLSCSTSEKCTRLDEGNTILFNLQKQIEVLNSKMGVTKTMDLFFKSVSADIEDFCIRAIDDVKIKILECISEIKEIYSLSDLGSVTSSINGNSTPNYVPPQTPPINLNNMPRSQTQGFITYYNVPLYCNAPSNYVNSYY, from the exons ATGCCGAACGTCAACGGATTTACCCACGAGGACGACATCGTCCTGGTCGACTTGATCCGCGAACACCGCGAGCTTTACGACGTCAAGCACAAGAGGCACAAGGATATTGTGTTCAAGGATCGCATATGGAACGAAATATCAATCGAGATTGGAAAATCAG tTTATCAATGCAAGAGACgatggaaaaatataaaagctttttacttaaaaaataaaagtaatatggAAACCGGATCATCAGTGAATAACAATTGGTCATTGTCTACTTATGTATCATTTCTAGATGAAAATCTATATAGACAAAA CATTCAAAATGATGAAGTACAACTGGAACTCGGGGAACAAATTTTTGATAAGTTTTTGAATGACGATAATTTAGTATTGCCATCTTCTTCTTCTGCTGAGAATGCTTCTCAATCAAAAGAAGACAAAATAGCGGTTATTTTAGCAGAAGGATTAAAAGAAAGAAATGAAATACTGTATAAAAGCTTGAAAAAGCAAATTGAAATACTCGATAATACTTCATTTACGGTCACAATTCAATACGAACAAAA tgCCACTTCAAATGTTCAAAGCGAAGAATTGAAAAATGAACACGAAGAAAACATCGCTGATAATACTGTCCATGGTGGGGAATTTACATTGCCACAATTACCGGATTCGGTATCTTGTTATTTAGCTGAGAAACTTGCTCAATCGAAGGAGAGAAATacgattttacataatttgcaaaaacaaattgaaatgcttaataataaatcagaaaCTACTAAATCATtggatttgttttttaagaGCGTATTACTAGATGTTCAAGATTTCTGTCCTCGTGCAATTGATGATATCAAACCCAGAATTTTGAAATGTGTCTCCGAAGTCAGACAAATGTATCATAACTCAAACGTATCACCAGATAATTTGTCTTGTTCTACTAGTGAAAAATGTACCCGTCTCGACGaaggaaatacaattttattcaacttacaaaaacaaattgaagTACTTAATAGTAAAATGGGGGTCACTAAGAcaatggatttatttttcaagagtGTATCAGCAGACATAGAAGATTTCTGTATTCGTGCCATTGATGAtgtgaaaatcaaaattttggaGTGTATATCTgaaattaaagaaatttattCTCTTTCAGATTTAGGTTCAGTGACCTCTTCAATAAATGGTAACTCAACACCCAATTATGTACCACCACAGACTCCACCTATAAACCTCAACAACATGCCACGATCGCAAACTCAAGGATTTATAACATACTATAATGTACCTCTCTATTGCAATGCGCCGTCTAACTAtgttaattcatattattag